In a single window of the Flavobacterium sp. W4I14 genome:
- a CDS encoding hypothetical protein (product_source=Hypo-rule applied; cath_funfam=3.30.70.270,3.40.50.2000; pfam=PF00534; superfamily=53756): MKIPKNILFVLPEFVPETGGGICTFYNSLLENFEDYSGDKVTVVQGSAFDMPNGISKQNNIQVYHLSKEKFEKSKSEFHHLAILPELQNHVASAWALNELALSLEINFDVVIATDWGLGFIPWIIQGQLPVIIHLHGSIGQIDYYDPRKGLEFWSKLYLETEINFFNYADALATFSNQNITFWVNRNIDTKKFSLIYPVIKNENITLAEQKQTLHTGLVIGRIQYWKGVIQLCESIELLSKKEQQNLQIYWVGKDTYYYDQQSSMDKFLSKKFPNIWKKIIIPLGTKSHKEIEELYCKVDFTIVPSTWDIFNITAIEHVLHKKPLICSMGAGASDCFVNNSSVLVFNNTAKDLAEKIINLSKKTAEELGEMAEKAFINIEKTFSQQQISIQHMELIQSVIDSHKPKPNQSNRFTLFSPSRNINNLAKPELLNTWPIKEVLFFTIERIRKKALSYFNSVK; encoded by the coding sequence TTGAAAATTCCTAAAAATATACTATTTGTTCTTCCTGAGTTTGTACCTGAAACAGGTGGTGGCATTTGTACTTTTTATAATTCTCTCCTAGAAAATTTCGAAGATTATTCTGGAGATAAAGTAACTGTCGTACAAGGTAGTGCTTTTGATATGCCAAACGGCATATCAAAACAAAACAATATACAAGTTTACCACCTCTCTAAGGAAAAGTTTGAGAAAAGTAAATCAGAATTTCATCACTTGGCAATTTTGCCGGAACTTCAAAATCATGTTGCCTCTGCTTGGGCATTGAATGAATTGGCACTATCTCTTGAAATTAATTTTGATGTGGTAATTGCTACAGATTGGGGACTGGGATTTATACCATGGATTATTCAGGGTCAGCTACCAGTAATAATACATTTGCATGGAAGTATTGGCCAAATTGATTATTACGACCCTAGAAAGGGACTTGAGTTTTGGTCAAAATTGTATCTAGAAACAGAAATAAACTTCTTCAACTATGCAGATGCATTAGCCACATTTAGCAATCAAAATATAACTTTTTGGGTAAATAGAAACATCGATACCAAAAAATTCTCTCTGATATATCCAGTTATAAAGAATGAAAATATAACTTTAGCTGAGCAAAAACAAACGCTACATACAGGCTTAGTAATAGGGAGAATCCAATATTGGAAAGGTGTTATACAGCTTTGTGAAAGTATCGAATTATTAAGCAAAAAAGAGCAGCAAAACCTACAAATATATTGGGTTGGAAAAGATACTTATTATTATGACCAACAATCTAGCATGGACAAATTTTTATCAAAAAAATTTCCTAACATATGGAAAAAAATTATCATCCCATTAGGAACAAAAAGTCATAAAGAAATTGAGGAGCTCTATTGTAAAGTTGATTTTACTATTGTACCGTCTACTTGGGATATATTTAACATAACTGCAATTGAACATGTTTTGCACAAGAAACCTTTAATCTGTTCGATGGGTGCTGGAGCTTCGGATTGCTTCGTAAATAACTCCTCAGTTTTGGTTTTTAATAACACCGCGAAAGATCTAGCTGAAAAGATTATAAATCTCTCCAAAAAAACAGCTGAAGAGCTGGGGGAAATGGCCGAAAAAGCTTTTATTAACATAGAGAAAACGTTTAGTCAACAACAAATTTCCATCCAACATATGGAATTAATACAATCGGTAATTGATAGCCATAAACCAAAACCTAATCAGAGTAATAGATTCACTTTATTTTCACCATCACGGAACATAAACAATTTAGCAAAACCAGAATTATTAAATACTTGGCCAATTAAGGAAGTACTTTTCTTTACCATCGAAAGAATTAGAAAAAAAGCATTATCATACTTCAATTCAGTAAAATAG
- a CDS encoding glycosyltransferase involved in cell wall biosynthesis (product_source=COG0463; cog=COG0463; pfam=PF00535; superfamily=53448), protein MSKIALAIPAYNAAWCLPRLLESARKQLIPFEETLVYDDFSSDNTAEIAESYGAIVIRGKINKGCSVGKNILLAQTTCDWIHFHDADDELYPNFNGLAKKWVDKLDCPDVILFDYEYRENNNGEFLSKSDFSREQLRNNPIPYAILNQINPFCGLYNVAKLRAIGGYDTQPEILFNEDVAFHCKLAIAGLTFDAEKEVSIINYHVPTSMSSTNVLKCAQAHFNVMKINADKVGGSCKEEISFKLWRNAEILASQSDWKTAKKSVQLAVELNGRIPKEGSFVLKFLTLFSSYGGIVLREHLIRFFKRRS, encoded by the coding sequence ATGAGTAAAATAGCCTTAGCAATACCAGCCTATAACGCAGCATGGTGCCTACCGAGACTACTTGAATCTGCGCGTAAACAATTAATTCCATTTGAAGAGACTTTGGTTTACGATGATTTCAGTAGTGATAATACCGCTGAAATTGCAGAAAGTTATGGGGCAATAGTAATCAGGGGAAAAATAAACAAGGGTTGTTCAGTGGGCAAAAACATCCTTTTAGCTCAAACTACTTGCGATTGGATTCATTTTCACGATGCAGATGATGAATTATATCCGAATTTTAATGGTTTGGCTAAAAAATGGGTAGATAAGTTAGATTGCCCAGACGTAATTCTTTTTGACTATGAGTATAGAGAAAATAATAATGGGGAGTTTTTATCAAAATCAGACTTCAGTAGAGAGCAACTACGAAACAACCCAATACCATACGCAATATTAAATCAAATTAATCCATTTTGTGGACTTTACAATGTCGCAAAATTAAGAGCAATTGGAGGATATGATACGCAGCCAGAAATTTTGTTTAATGAAGACGTTGCCTTCCATTGCAAATTGGCAATTGCAGGCTTAACGTTTGATGCAGAGAAAGAAGTCTCGATTATAAATTATCATGTACCAACGTCAATGTCAAGCACTAATGTTTTAAAATGTGCACAAGCGCATTTTAATGTAATGAAAATTAATGCAGATAAAGTTGGAGGTTCGTGCAAAGAAGAAATCTCTTTTAAACTTTGGAGAAATGCGGAAATATTGGCTAGCCAATCAGATTGGAAAACTGCAAAAAAATCGGTACAACTGGCCGTGGAACTTAATGGTCGAATACCGAAAGAAGGATCGTTTGTTCTTAAATTTTTAACTCTGTTCTCTTCATATGGAGGTATTGTACTACGAGAGCATTTAATTCGATTTTTTAAAAGAAGATCTTAA
- a CDS encoding FkbM family methyltransferase (product_source=TIGR01444; superfamily=53335; tigrfam=TIGR01444) produces the protein MRIFIDVGGHFGETVEAVLDPTYKFDKIYSFEPVKECADIIRKIDNKRVEVIEAGLLDTNIVKTVYKPGSEGASIFEDHWGLQPTIMRDSAFDESAICNFMRATNFFESHITEHDEVVMKLNCEGSECNILLDLIESDQISKIKNLLIDFDARKIPSQEHLIPIVISKLNDINFRYYSPEEVQYGAGSHFGGIRQWLHLTNEKKGNTIASIIYHIKNILHKKALPYYKFQIVKLLPTSWVDFYYKRIK, from the coding sequence ATGAGAATATTTATTGATGTTGGTGGCCACTTTGGAGAAACTGTTGAAGCTGTTTTAGATCCGACATATAAGTTTGATAAAATTTATTCTTTTGAGCCTGTTAAAGAATGTGCTGATATTATTAGAAAAATTGATAACAAGCGGGTTGAAGTTATTGAAGCTGGTTTATTAGACACCAACATTGTTAAAACTGTTTACAAACCAGGTTCTGAAGGTGCAAGTATTTTTGAAGATCATTGGGGCTTACAACCAACAATCATGCGAGATTCTGCATTTGACGAATCAGCAATTTGCAATTTTATGAGGGCTACCAATTTCTTCGAATCTCATATAACAGAACACGATGAAGTTGTTATGAAACTGAACTGTGAAGGAAGCGAGTGTAATATTCTTTTGGATTTAATAGAAAGTGATCAAATCTCAAAAATCAAAAATCTTTTAATAGATTTTGATGCCAGAAAAATCCCGTCACAAGAACATCTGATTCCAATAGTAATCTCTAAGCTAAATGATATTAATTTTAGATATTATTCTCCAGAAGAAGTTCAATATGGTGCGGGATCTCATTTCGGAGGAATTCGGCAATGGCTTCACCTTACCAATGAGAAAAAAGGCAACACTATTGCCTCTATAATTTACCATATAAAAAACATTCTTCATAAAAAAGCCTTACCATACTATAAATTCCAAATTGTAAAATTACTACCTACTAGTTGGGTAGATTTTTACTATAAGAGAATAAAATGA
- a CDS encoding GT2 family glycosyltransferase (product_source=COG1216; cath_funfam=3.90.550.10; cog=COG1216; pfam=PF00535; superfamily=53448) produces MSDLVSIIMPVYNAERYVSLAIESILAQTYYNWELIIVDDGSTDKSFEIAQSYQNDRIKIYKTENHGQCAANNYGYSKANGSYFKFFDADDLLSPKLIQAQMTILNSSKTKISSCGWGRFYNDDLSTFKLSEEECWKTMLPIDWICSSWKNGEPMMQCALWLIPKKVIEKSGLWNEKLTLINDFEFFTRVILASEAVVFAEDALLKYRSGLKNSLSGRASNEAVSSAVLSAQLAIQTLLAKENNNLTREVAANCLMNLVYQYGVDFPILLKLIVQQIDQLGGSTLKYRGGKFTNLLTALFGWKFARRLQLLFR; encoded by the coding sequence ATGAGTGATTTGGTTTCTATCATAATGCCGGTTTACAATGCCGAGAGATACGTATCTCTAGCGATTGAATCAATTTTAGCACAAACCTACTACAATTGGGAACTGATCATTGTAGATGATGGAAGCACGGATAAAAGTTTCGAAATTGCTCAATCTTACCAAAACGATCGTATAAAAATTTACAAGACAGAAAACCACGGACAATGTGCAGCTAATAATTATGGCTATTCAAAAGCAAATGGATCTTATTTTAAATTTTTCGATGCCGACGATTTACTCTCTCCTAAATTGATACAGGCACAAATGACAATTTTAAATTCTTCTAAAACGAAAATATCATCATGTGGTTGGGGCCGTTTCTATAATGATGACTTATCAACTTTTAAACTGAGTGAAGAGGAATGTTGGAAAACGATGTTGCCAATAGATTGGATCTGCTCCTCCTGGAAAAATGGAGAACCCATGATGCAATGCGCTCTGTGGCTAATTCCTAAAAAAGTAATTGAAAAATCTGGGCTCTGGAACGAGAAATTGACCTTAATAAATGATTTTGAGTTTTTTACCCGAGTTATTCTTGCTTCAGAAGCAGTTGTTTTTGCTGAAGATGCATTATTAAAATATAGATCAGGGTTAAAAAACTCACTCTCGGGAAGAGCAAGTAACGAGGCAGTGTCATCGGCAGTACTTTCTGCACAATTAGCAATACAAACGCTTTTAGCAAAAGAAAATAACAATTTAACAAGAGAGGTTGCGGCAAACTGTCTAATGAACTTAGTCTATCAGTATGGAGTTGATTTCCCAATACTCCTAAAGCTAATTGTGCAACAGATAGATCAACTTGGTGGAAGTACATTAAAATATAGAGGGGGGAAGTTTACCAACTTACTCACCGCATTATTTGGCTGGAAATTTGCAAGGCGACTACAACTTCTATTTCGCTAA
- a CDS encoding glycosyltransferase involved in cell wall biosynthesis (product_source=COG0463; cog=COG0463; pfam=PF00535; superfamily=53448) — protein sequence MAGNLQGDYNFYFANHTLKDFSVRIHVITYRRVHLLKRALISILNQTHTKWIAEVINDDPDDVEVEALILSFADERIMLSKPMIKRGGTGNFNYAFRHVTESFCCILEDDNWYEPSFLATMMLHLGNNPSCEMAVANEVIWKETPKNGWESTGQTIWQPDDAVVEFTYELVDKCGKAKICNSSMFWRSKNAHNWQTPREIPIDVTEHYRERIIPHPILLIHTPLVNFAATISSNRKGNENAWTVHQSLLVSSIFSLCYQHQTKNLAKQLWFEARTFHHLFSYTLLFASFVDSRSKILWELATTREKLRFIVAILKRPLQFMMILNAKKNHYESWNYLMNTSPKQEKDNA from the coding sequence TTGGCTGGAAATTTGCAAGGCGACTACAACTTCTATTTCGCTAATCATACTTTGAAAGATTTTAGTGTAAGAATCCATGTCATAACCTATCGAAGGGTTCATTTGTTAAAACGAGCGCTTATTTCAATTCTTAATCAAACACATACTAAATGGATTGCAGAAGTTATTAATGATGATCCTGATGACGTTGAGGTTGAGGCCCTTATTTTATCATTTGCAGATGAAAGGATTATGCTATCAAAACCAATGATAAAAAGGGGAGGAACAGGAAACTTCAATTATGCATTTAGACATGTTACGGAATCTTTTTGCTGCATCTTAGAGGATGACAACTGGTACGAACCATCTTTTCTTGCTACCATGATGTTGCATCTAGGGAATAACCCTTCTTGCGAAATGGCAGTTGCAAATGAAGTAATTTGGAAAGAAACTCCAAAAAATGGATGGGAAAGTACAGGCCAAACCATATGGCAGCCTGACGATGCGGTTGTTGAATTTACTTATGAACTGGTAGATAAATGCGGCAAAGCTAAGATTTGCAATAGTTCAATGTTTTGGAGATCAAAAAACGCTCACAACTGGCAAACACCAAGAGAGATACCAATTGATGTAACAGAGCATTATAGAGAAAGAATTATTCCGCATCCTATACTGCTGATCCACACTCCCCTCGTTAATTTTGCGGCTACAATATCAAGTAATAGAAAGGGCAATGAAAACGCATGGACAGTTCATCAAAGCCTACTGGTCAGTTCCATTTTCAGTTTGTGTTACCAACATCAGACTAAAAATTTAGCAAAACAGCTATGGTTTGAAGCAAGGACATTCCACCACCTTTTTTCATATACTTTACTTTTCGCTTCATTTGTAGATAGCCGATCAAAGATTTTGTGGGAACTTGCCACAACGAGAGAAAAACTAAGATTTATCGTTGCTATTTTAAAAAGGCCCTTACAATTCATGATGATTTTGAATGCTAAAAAAAATCATTACGAATCATGGAATTATTTGATGAATACGTCACCCAAGCAGGAGAAAGACAATGCATAA
- a CDS encoding glycosyltransferase involved in cell wall biosynthesis (product_source=COG0438; cog=COG0438; superfamily=53756), with translation MTIKSINKKICIVTQSHLSRNPRVVKEAISLSRAGYSVTILTSIYDNSLLQQDLALLKGETIEVRLISDLSKRNYRSLIDRSKRKFAMIIKKWCDFESPHALGYGINRYLKACLNLRADLYICHQEAATYIGNQLMAKGLKVAYDFEDWYSTDLLPRARAKRPLRLLRKIEENAIQNGLFSYTASHALATAFEKTYHGKKPHVIYNVFPKPTGLNEIKKIGNGKINTFWFSQVVGQGRGIETFIKLINFFKQGIAVHLLGDISPDFKSLLMHSIVKKHDIVFHKMVTPEELPIVIARFDIGLALENNMPVSRNLTITNKFFQYLQSELPIICSPTDGQLEIFNLNSPGYCLSSEITETEALKLEEWLQSAQNLADAKRNAQLVAEVYNWQNEEKKLTELIESYI, from the coding sequence ATGACCATCAAGAGCATAAATAAAAAAATATGTATTGTTACCCAATCACATCTTTCAAGAAACCCGAGAGTAGTGAAAGAAGCAATCTCGCTAAGTAGAGCAGGCTACTCTGTTACAATCCTTACAAGCATCTATGACAATAGTTTGTTGCAACAAGATTTAGCGCTGCTAAAAGGCGAAACGATTGAAGTCCGGTTAATCTCCGACCTCAGTAAAAGGAATTACCGAAGCTTGATTGATCGTTCAAAAAGGAAATTTGCAATGATAATAAAAAAATGGTGTGATTTTGAAAGTCCACATGCTCTTGGATACGGCATAAACAGATACTTAAAAGCATGTTTAAATTTAAGAGCAGACCTATACATTTGTCATCAGGAGGCGGCAACATACATTGGAAACCAATTAATGGCAAAGGGGCTAAAAGTAGCTTACGATTTTGAAGACTGGTATTCGACAGATCTTTTGCCCCGAGCTAGAGCAAAAAGGCCACTTCGTTTACTAAGAAAAATTGAAGAAAACGCTATACAAAACGGCTTATTTTCTTATACAGCATCACATGCTTTGGCTACAGCTTTTGAAAAAACGTATCATGGAAAAAAACCACATGTAATTTATAATGTTTTCCCAAAACCAACAGGTTTAAACGAGATTAAGAAAATAGGAAATGGCAAAATCAATACATTTTGGTTTTCTCAAGTTGTAGGACAAGGTAGAGGAATTGAAACATTTATAAAACTTATTAATTTTTTTAAACAAGGAATTGCAGTCCACCTTCTTGGAGACATTTCTCCCGATTTTAAAAGTCTTTTAATGCATTCAATCGTTAAAAAACATGATATTGTATTTCACAAAATGGTAACACCAGAAGAACTGCCTATTGTAATCGCCCGCTTCGACATTGGATTAGCCCTTGAAAACAATATGCCTGTAAGTAGAAATCTTACCATTACTAATAAGTTTTTCCAATACCTACAATCAGAGTTACCTATCATTTGTAGCCCCACAGATGGCCAATTGGAAATTTTCAACCTTAATTCGCCTGGATACTGCTTATCTTCTGAGATAACAGAAACTGAGGCACTAAAATTAGAAGAATGGTTGCAAAGTGCTCAAAATTTAGCTGATGCGAAGCGTAACGCTCAGCTGGTAGCTGAAGTATATAACTGGCAAAATGAAGAAAAAAAATTAACTGAACTTATCGAAAGTTATATATGA
- a CDS encoding hypothetical protein (product_source=Hypo-rule applied; superfamily=53448) encodes MNVSLQINVAPSDYPHVQYILKKQLEILSNQVNEIIVTIDSIPSKGRFATGWHENKDNLTHYLYTEIVPYFNVKIQFVDYSSVCVKEVSNFFFCDKLIPAKDFRGGPFYAYFFGIFSAKNNFVFHLDSDIILGGGSSRWIAEALEKFQSKPTIFVISPLPGPPHPQQLLVGQSDYQKIEDYVFQFKRMSTRIFIVDKSRFQENKLKLTKPSFRNQIKAVVEGNPNADLPEHLISNMMSERGLNRIDFLGSDEGLWSLHPPFRNREFYQKLPQILSFVNDGNLPHAQFGFYDIVDEICDWSENRLQLRKNRWWKRIVR; translated from the coding sequence ATGAATGTCAGCTTGCAAATAAATGTGGCTCCAAGCGACTATCCACATGTTCAATATATACTAAAAAAACAGCTCGAAATACTTTCAAATCAGGTAAATGAAATTATCGTAACGATAGATTCGATCCCTAGTAAGGGAAGATTTGCGACTGGCTGGCACGAGAATAAAGATAATTTAACCCACTATCTCTATACTGAAATCGTTCCGTATTTTAATGTAAAAATCCAATTTGTAGATTATTCATCGGTATGCGTCAAAGAGGTTTCAAATTTTTTTTTTTGTGATAAACTTATTCCAGCGAAAGACTTTAGGGGCGGGCCTTTTTACGCCTATTTTTTTGGCATTTTTTCAGCCAAAAACAATTTTGTTTTCCATCTTGATTCGGATATCATCCTTGGTGGAGGATCGTCTAGATGGATTGCAGAGGCATTGGAAAAATTTCAATCAAAACCAACTATTTTTGTGATTTCACCTTTGCCAGGGCCACCACATCCTCAACAATTGTTGGTTGGCCAATCAGATTATCAAAAAATAGAGGATTATGTTTTCCAATTTAAGAGAATGTCAACGCGAATCTTCATCGTGGACAAATCTAGATTTCAGGAAAATAAATTAAAATTGACAAAACCTAGTTTTAGAAATCAAATTAAAGCCGTTGTCGAAGGAAATCCAAATGCTGATTTACCAGAGCACCTGATTAGCAATATGATGAGTGAACGCGGGCTTAATCGTATTGATTTTTTGGGTAGCGACGAAGGACTTTGGTCTTTACACCCGCCTTTTCGGAATCGTGAATTTTATCAAAAACTCCCACAAATTTTATCATTCGTAAATGACGGAAATTTACCTCATGCCCAATTTGGATTTTACGATATTGTGGATGAAATATGCGATTGGTCTGAAAACAGATTACAGTTGAGGAAAAATCGATGGTGGAAAAGAATCGTCCGCTGA
- a CDS encoding peptidoglycan/LPS O-acetylase OafA/YrhL (product_source=COG1835; cog=COG1835; pfam=PF01757; superfamily=52058,54211; transmembrane_helix_parts=Inside_1_12,TMhelix_13_33,Outside_34_42,TMhelix_43_65,Inside_66_84,TMhelix_85_107,Outside_108_139,TMhelix_140_159,Inside_160_165,TMhelix_166_185,Outside_186_194,TMhelix_195_214,Inside_215_220,TMhelix_221_238,Outside_239_247,TMhelix_248_266,Inside_267_278,TMhelix_279_298,Outside_299_307,TMhelix_308_322,Inside_323_341,TMhelix_342_364,Outside_365_373,TMhelix_374_396,Inside_397_405): MVEKNRPLKNQNLECVRGIAALAVFTTHFISIIPELATRKNHVVNLAANWGTEAVIIFFILSGIVIHSSVNKKHRTKFEFLYQRIVRLHPTLIITMLFCVYIEYNVFHQHPPIGMIVSNMIPISTLSGYLAPVFWKTNPVIWSLTYEIFFYVFFSLVVIKGKEMSNIRMFIYFMLSLICIYLYYMQFRLNFVNHFIQMLAFSSIWILGFYASAFNKNLPSNLILAIFGLLSLPLLSRLKLTTNFYDPIKYLLFAINALPIFVFFQRPTTGNIEFKKTDYMVLVIIVAIHLFAVIAMLQDESYRSRAKLAYSIAPVITLLFFLKSMRHVARLIYTKIIRPFFSYFGNLSYPIYLLHFPIITFIYYKFNFSLMFKIPLILLVTFVVSYLTAQYLQPSINKILLKRNK; the protein is encoded by the coding sequence ATGGTGGAAAAGAATCGTCCGCTGAAAAATCAGAACTTAGAATGCGTTCGTGGGATAGCTGCCTTAGCTGTTTTTACAACCCATTTTATTTCCATTATTCCAGAGTTAGCTACCCGAAAAAATCATGTAGTCAATTTGGCTGCCAATTGGGGAACGGAAGCAGTAATCATATTCTTTATTTTATCGGGAATTGTGATCCATTCTTCAGTAAACAAAAAACATAGAACAAAATTTGAGTTTTTGTACCAAAGGATTGTCCGCTTACATCCGACACTGATCATCACTATGCTGTTCTGTGTATATATCGAATATAACGTGTTCCATCAACATCCGCCAATAGGGATGATTGTTTCAAATATGATTCCGATCAGTACATTGAGCGGATACCTAGCGCCCGTTTTTTGGAAAACCAATCCAGTAATTTGGTCGTTAACGTACGAGATATTTTTTTATGTGTTTTTTTCGCTAGTGGTCATTAAGGGCAAAGAAATGTCGAATATCCGAATGTTCATTTATTTCATGCTCAGTCTAATCTGCATTTACCTCTATTACATGCAGTTCAGACTAAATTTTGTCAATCATTTTATACAGATGTTGGCTTTTTCTTCGATTTGGATCTTAGGCTTTTATGCTTCTGCTTTTAATAAAAATTTGCCTTCTAACTTGATCTTGGCGATCTTTGGTCTGCTCTCATTGCCACTTTTATCACGGTTAAAGCTGACCACAAATTTTTATGATCCTATAAAATATTTACTGTTCGCCATTAATGCTCTTCCTATTTTTGTGTTTTTCCAGCGCCCAACAACCGGTAACATCGAATTTAAAAAAACAGATTACATGGTTTTAGTGATTATAGTGGCTATCCATCTTTTTGCAGTAATAGCGATGTTGCAAGATGAATCTTACCGATCGCGAGCAAAACTTGCCTATAGCATCGCACCTGTAATTACATTGCTGTTTTTTCTAAAATCAATGCGCCATGTCGCCAGACTGATTTATACTAAAATAATTAGACCATTTTTCAGCTATTTTGGCAATCTATCCTACCCAATCTACCTATTGCACTTCCCAATCATCACATTTATCTACTACAAATTTAACTTTTCATTGATGTTTAAAATCCCTTTGATCTTACTAGTTACATTTGTGGTGAGCTATTTAACCGCCCAATATCTACAACCGAGTATCAACAAAATTTTACTAAAAAGAAATAAGTGA
- a CDS encoding ADP-heptose:LPS heptosyltransferase (product_source=COG0859; cog=COG0859; superfamily=53756) yields MKKVLVISPYFAPTNAADMQRVRMSLPYFEEFGWDVEIVKVSQEYTDLPSDPYFLESITSEAVIHEVKALSKEITHKIGLGSIALRSIWFYWKKVNVLLKKNRYDLIYFSTTQFPICILGNYWKNKFGIPYVIDMQDPWYTDYYKNKPKSERPRKYWFSYRLNKYLEPIAMKKVGGLISVSSEYITDLKERYSHLKTIPDRTITFGAFDIDFQIAKNHDKTLELAFKADPETLNLVYVGRGGHDMRQAAEILFENLKHGLKQQRSLFDKIRFHFIGTSYAPKGQGIKTIYPIAEKIGVAAYVTEYADRIGFYQTLKNLKYADGLVILGSNHSSYTASKLYPYILAKRPLLAILARESSANSILKSCNAGELITIGENQSKAYEQFRLYVESVDHKRIPNTNWKEFEPYTSQAITKSQVELFNEVIKCQ; encoded by the coding sequence GTGAAAAAGGTATTAGTCATTTCTCCATATTTCGCTCCTACCAATGCGGCAGACATGCAAAGAGTGAGAATGAGTTTGCCCTATTTTGAAGAATTTGGCTGGGATGTAGAAATCGTGAAAGTAAGCCAAGAATATACCGACCTACCTAGCGACCCTTATTTCTTAGAGTCAATCACTTCGGAAGCGGTTATACATGAGGTGAAAGCTTTGTCTAAAGAAATAACCCATAAAATTGGTTTGGGCAGTATTGCTTTAAGGTCAATTTGGTTTTACTGGAAAAAAGTAAACGTATTGTTAAAAAAAAACAGGTATGATTTAATTTATTTTTCTACAACACAATTTCCGATTTGTATTTTGGGAAATTATTGGAAGAATAAATTTGGCATTCCATACGTAATTGACATGCAAGATCCATGGTACACTGATTATTACAAAAATAAGCCAAAATCGGAAAGGCCACGAAAATATTGGTTTTCTTATCGATTAAATAAATATTTAGAACCAATTGCCATGAAAAAGGTAGGCGGGTTAATTAGCGTTTCTTCGGAATATATTACAGATCTAAAAGAAAGGTATTCTCATTTAAAAACGATTCCGGATAGAACAATCACATTCGGCGCTTTCGATATCGATTTTCAAATTGCCAAAAACCATGATAAAACTCTTGAACTGGCATTCAAAGCTGATCCTGAAACATTGAATTTAGTATACGTGGGCCGTGGTGGGCATGATATGCGTCAAGCAGCAGAAATCTTATTTGAAAATTTAAAACACGGGCTAAAACAACAGCGCAGTTTATTCGATAAAATTAGATTTCATTTTATTGGTACCAGCTATGCACCAAAAGGACAAGGGATCAAAACGATTTATCCTATAGCTGAAAAAATTGGAGTTGCGGCATACGTTACGGAATACGCCGATCGTATAGGATTCTATCAGACTTTAAAAAATTTGAAATATGCAGATGGTCTTGTTATTTTAGGTTCCAATCATAGTTCCTATACGGCATCGAAATTATATCCCTATATATTGGCGAAACGGCCGTTATTAGCCATATTAGCTAGGGAAAGTAGCGCAAACTCGATTCTAAAATCATGCAACGCTGGAGAATTGATAACAATTGGAGAAAACCAATCAAAAGCCTATGAGCAATTCAGATTGTATGTAGAAAGCGTGGACCATAAGCGTATACCCAATACCAATTGGAAAGAATTTGAACCGTATACCTCGCAAGCAATCACAAAAAGCCAAGTAGAATTATTTAACGAAGTAATTAAGTGTCAATAA